In Geminocystis sp. NIES-3708, a single window of DNA contains:
- the rimM gene encoding ribosome maturation factor RimM (Essential for efficient processing of 16S rRNA): MEIQDLIEIGTIVAPQGLQGELKVKTDSDFPERFEKSGNRWLQIQPHQSPQPVELIRGKQIPGKNIFIIKLAGINDRNQAESLRGSLLLIEKSDRPYLDKEEYHVTDLINLQVYNQKTGENIGVITEVFSAGNDILEVTLHNQPEVKPDIVHNLEKISRISKRKKFKTKKHKAATILIPFVKDIVPIINLEKGLIEINPPKGLLNLDLIEESE, encoded by the coding sequence TTGGAGATTCAGGATTTAATAGAAATTGGTACAATTGTTGCTCCTCAAGGATTACAAGGAGAATTAAAAGTAAAAACTGACTCAGATTTTCCTGAACGTTTTGAAAAATCTGGTAATAGATGGTTACAAATTCAACCTCATCAGTCTCCCCAACCTGTGGAATTAATCAGAGGGAAACAAATTCCGGGTAAAAATATTTTTATTATTAAGTTAGCTGGTATTAATGATCGCAATCAAGCCGAAAGTTTGCGAGGAAGTCTCTTATTAATCGAAAAAAGCGATCGTCCATACTTAGATAAAGAAGAATATCATGTTACGGATTTAATTAATTTACAAGTATATAACCAAAAAACAGGGGAAAATATCGGTGTTATAACAGAAGTTTTTAGTGCGGGGAATGATATTTTAGAAGTAACCCTACATAATCAACCAGAAGTAAAACCAGATATTGTGCACAATTTAGAAAAAATAAGTCGAATATCTAAACGTAAAAAATTTAAAACCAAAAAACATAAAGCGGCGACAATTTTAATTCCTTTTGTCAAAGATATTGTTCCAATTATCAACTTAGAAAAAGGCTTGATTGAAATAAATCCTCCTAAAGGTTTATTAAATTTAGACTTAATCGAAGAATCAGAATAA
- a CDS encoding S1 RNA-binding domain-containing protein: MTANSNPSEQQNTTFSMDDFAQALEQEQYDYHFNKGEIVKGKVFQHDSSGVYVDIGGKSPGFVPLSEASWQNVTNIADILPLHEEFEFLIIKEQDSEGQVKLSRRQLFIEQAWDNLIEIQEKGKVVQMLVTGVNRGGVIGQIDGLRAFIPRSHLIEKDDFEKLIDQSLPANVLQIDRGQNKIVLTQRDLARSAAMTNLQEGEVVQGKVVKIQPYGVFVDFGGIAGLLHIKQISEGQISALSNVFKIGEEVKVVVLEIDEIKNRISLSTKVLEIYPGEFLEKKDLVMETAEQRLADKKAKIN; this comes from the coding sequence ATGACCGCTAATTCTAATCCCTCTGAACAGCAAAACACGACCTTTTCAATGGATGATTTTGCTCAAGCCTTAGAACAGGAACAATATGACTATCATTTCAATAAGGGTGAGATAGTAAAAGGGAAAGTGTTTCAGCATGATTCTAGTGGTGTTTATGTTGATATTGGCGGAAAATCCCCGGGTTTTGTTCCTCTAAGTGAGGCTTCTTGGCAAAATGTAACTAATATTGCGGATATTCTACCTCTTCATGAAGAATTTGAGTTTCTCATCATAAAAGAACAAGATTCTGAAGGACAAGTAAAATTATCTCGTCGTCAGTTATTCATTGAACAAGCATGGGATAATCTCATAGAAATTCAAGAAAAAGGGAAAGTCGTGCAAATGTTGGTAACAGGTGTTAATCGTGGCGGTGTTATCGGACAAATTGATGGTTTACGAGCATTTATACCTCGCTCTCATTTGATTGAAAAAGATGATTTTGAAAAGTTAATTGATCAATCTTTACCCGCTAATGTATTGCAAATTGATAGAGGACAGAATAAAATTGTACTAACTCAAAGGGACTTAGCTCGATCTGCGGCTATGACTAATTTACAAGAAGGAGAAGTAGTACAAGGAAAAGTTGTAAAAATTCAGCCTTATGGAGTGTTTGTGGATTTTGGTGGAATTGCGGGATTATTACATATTAAACAAATTAGTGAAGGACAAATTAGTGCTTTAAGTAATGTATTTAAAATCGGAGAAGAAGTTAAAGTCGTTGTCTTAGAAATAGACGAGATTAAAAACCGCATTTCTTTATCAACTAAGGTTTTAGAAATTTATCCAGGAGAGTTTTTGGAGAAAAAAGATCTAGTAATGGAAACTGCTGAACAAAGATTAGCAGATAAAAAAGCGAAGATCAATTAG
- a CDS encoding type II toxin-antitoxin system PemK/MazF family toxin — MVKISQDKNNKLLQDFVRNILQIRSISTQRFIKKIGIISSDVMSDILASLMISVDYF, encoded by the coding sequence ATGGTAAAAATAAGTCAAGATAAAAATAATAAATTACTTCAAGATTTTGTGAGAAATATTTTACAAATTAGAAGTATCTCAACCCAAAGATTTATCAAAAAAATTGGCATTATTTCTTCTGATGTTATGAGTGATATACTCGCTTCACTTATGATTAGTGTTGATTATTTCTAA
- the acnB gene encoding bifunctional aconitate hydratase 2/2-methylisocitrate dehydratase, with translation MTWLETYHQHAEERAKLGIPPLPLNAEQTSHLCEMLQNPPEELKEELMVLLRDRIPPGVDEASYVKAGFLTAIAKGELTSPIISKQGAVSLLGTMMGGYNVQSLISLLKSKDSNVAIEAANALSKTLLVFDAFNDVLELSETNPHAKQVIDAWANGAWFISKPKVAESITVTVFKVPGETNTDDLSPAPHATTRPDIPLHALAMLESRMPDGLETIAKLKEKGYPVAYVGDVVGTGSSRKSAINSVLWHIGDYIPFVPNKKSGGYVLGGKIAPIFFNTAEDSGALPIECDVTNLNTGDVITIYPYEGKITNENGDTITTFTLKPETILDEVRAGGRIPLLIGRALTDKTRQALGLEPSTLFVRPQTPADTGKGFTLAQKMVGKACGVEGIRPGTSCEPIMTTVGSQDTTGPMTRDELKELACLGFNADLTLQTFCHTAAYPKPVDIKTHKELPDFFSTRGGIALRPGDGIIHSWLNRMLLPDTVGTGGDSHTRFPLGISFPAGSGLVAFAAALGAMPLDMPESVLVKFTGELQPGVTLRDIVNAIPWVAMQEGKLTYGKENKINVFNGRIMEMEGLPDLKVEQAFELTDATAERSCSGSTIKLSEETVAEYLRSNVSLMKNMIARGYQDARTLLRRIAKMEEWLANPSLMSADENAEYADVITVNLSEIKEPIVAAPNDPDNVKLMSECAGDKVDEVFIGSCMTNIGHYRAAAKILEGAGTVKGRLWICPPTRMDEQQLRNEGVYDVFVASGARTEMPGCSLCMGNQARVEDNATVFSTSTRNFNNRMGKGARVYLGSAELAAVCALLGKIPTVEEYMSIVSEKIDPFKGELYRYLNFNEIDGFEDEGRVIPLEDMPKIEDILGMPV, from the coding sequence ATGACTTGGTTAGAAACATATCATCAACACGCAGAAGAAAGAGCTAAATTGGGCATTCCTCCCTTACCTCTTAACGCCGAACAAACATCCCATCTATGCGAAATGTTGCAGAATCCCCCAGAGGAATTGAAAGAAGAATTAATGGTGTTACTGCGCGATCGAATTCCTCCCGGAGTAGATGAAGCATCTTATGTAAAAGCAGGATTTTTAACGGCGATCGCCAAAGGAGAATTAACATCCCCCATTATCTCCAAACAAGGGGCAGTGAGCTTATTAGGTACAATGATGGGAGGTTATAATGTTCAATCCCTCATCAGTTTATTAAAATCCAAAGATAGCAATGTTGCCATCGAAGCAGCCAACGCATTAAGCAAAACCCTCTTAGTATTCGATGCCTTTAACGATGTCTTAGAATTGTCGGAAACCAACCCCCACGCCAAACAAGTTATCGACGCATGGGCAAATGGTGCATGGTTTATCAGTAAGCCTAAAGTTGCCGAATCTATCACCGTGACAGTGTTTAAAGTGCCGGGTGAAACCAACACCGATGACTTATCCCCCGCACCCCACGCCACCACTCGCCCTGACATTCCCTTACACGCCTTAGCAATGTTAGAATCGAGAATGCCAGACGGGTTAGAAACTATTGCTAAATTAAAAGAAAAAGGTTATCCTGTGGCTTATGTCGGTGACGTAGTGGGTACAGGTTCTTCTCGTAAGTCTGCAATCAATTCTGTATTATGGCACATTGGCGATTATATTCCTTTCGTACCCAATAAAAAATCTGGGGGTTATGTCTTAGGCGGCAAGATTGCACCTATCTTCTTCAACACCGCCGAAGATTCTGGGGCATTACCCATCGAGTGCGATGTCACCAACTTAAACACTGGGGATGTTATCACCATTTACCCCTACGAAGGCAAAATCACCAACGAAAACGGCGACACCATTACCACTTTTACTCTCAAGCCTGAAACCATTTTAGACGAAGTGAGAGCAGGAGGACGCATTCCTCTCTTAATTGGACGTGCCTTAACCGATAAAACCCGTCAAGCATTGGGATTAGAGCCTAGTACTTTATTTGTACGCCCTCAAACCCCTGCTGACACTGGTAAAGGGTTTACCTTAGCTCAAAAAATGGTAGGAAAAGCTTGTGGAGTGGAAGGAATCCGCCCCGGCACTTCCTGCGAACCGATAATGACTACTGTTGGTTCTCAAGATACCACTGGACCTATGACAAGAGACGAGTTAAAAGAATTAGCTTGTTTAGGATTCAATGCAGATTTAACCTTACAAACCTTCTGCCATACTGCCGCCTATCCCAAACCCGTTGACATCAAAACCCATAAAGAATTACCCGATTTCTTCTCCACCAGAGGGGGAATTGCCTTACGCCCGGGAGATGGTATCATTCACTCATGGTTAAACCGTATGTTATTGCCCGATACCGTCGGCACTGGTGGCGATTCTCATACCCGTTTCCCTCTGGGTATCTCTTTCCCCGCAGGTTCAGGTTTAGTGGCATTTGCGGCGGCTTTGGGGGCGATGCCTTTAGATATGCCTGAGTCGGTTTTAGTCAAATTCACGGGGGAATTGCAACCCGGAGTGACTTTACGAGACATCGTTAATGCTATTCCCTGGGTGGCAATGCAGGAAGGTAAGTTAACCTATGGCAAGGAGAATAAAATCAACGTCTTTAACGGGCGTATTATGGAAATGGAAGGCTTACCCGATTTAAAAGTTGAACAGGCTTTCGAGTTAACCGACGCAACGGCGGAGCGTTCTTGTTCTGGTAGTACAATTAAACTCAGTGAAGAAACCGTAGCGGAATACTTGCGATCGAACGTCAGTTTAATGAAGAATATGATCGCACGGGGTTATCAAGATGCTCGTACTTTATTACGCCGTATTGCCAAAATGGAGGAATGGTTAGCGAATCCCTCTCTCATGTCTGCCGATGAAAATGCTGAATATGCAGATGTTATCACCGTCAATTTAAGTGAAATTAAAGAGCCGATCGTCGCTGCTCCTAATGACCCAGATAATGTTAAACTGATGAGTGAATGTGCTGGTGATAAAGTGGATGAGGTTTTCATCGGCTCATGTATGACAAACATCGGACATTACCGTGCGGCGGCGAAAATTCTTGAGGGTGCTGGTACAGTTAAAGGGCGTTTATGGATTTGTCCACCCACTCGCATGGATGAGCAACAATTACGCAATGAAGGAGTTTACGATGTGTTTGTTGCTTCGGGGGCAAGAACTGAAATGCCCGGATGTTCTCTTTGTATGGGTAATCAAGCAAGGGTTGAGGATAATGCTACAGTTTTCTCGACTTCTACCCGTAACTTTAACAACCGTATGGGTAAAGGTGCAAGGGTTTATCTCGGTAGCGCTGAGTTAGCCGCAGTATGTGCTTTATTGGGCAAAATTCCTACAGTTGAGGAGTATATGTCGATCGTATCTGAGAAAATCGATCCTTTCAAGGGTGAGTTATATCGTTATTTAAACTTCAATGAAATTGATGGTTTTGAGGATGAAGGGCGAGTAATTCCTTTAGAAGATATGCCAAAAATCGAGGATATTTTAGGAATGCCAGTATAA
- a CDS encoding XisI protein has product MDKLENYRFLIKKILTEYHHIFSSASPENVEMLLAFDEERDQYLWFQVGWTSEERIKGNSVHIRIKNKKIYIEEDWTEEGIATELLKEGVPKEDIVLAFHDPETRKYTNFAVA; this is encoded by the coding sequence ATGGATAAATTAGAAAATTATCGTTTTTTAATTAAAAAGATTTTAACAGAATATCATCATATCTTTTCTTCAGCTTCCCCCGAAAATGTAGAAATGCTTTTAGCTTTTGATGAGGAAAGAGATCAATATTTATGGTTTCAAGTTGGTTGGACATCAGAGGAAAGAATAAAAGGAAATTCTGTTCATATTCGCATTAAAAATAAGAAAATTTATATTGAGGAAGATTGGACTGAAGAAGGAATTGCCACAGAGTTATTAAAAGAAGGTGTGCCTAAAGAGGATATTGTGTTAGCTTTTCATGATCCTGAAACTCGCAAATATACTAATTTTGCTGTGGCTTAA
- a CDS encoding RNA-directed DNA polymerase yields the protein MSTMPLKLKDDSLDWALNHALTLGDTDIFPELFEFQAISSEWENIKKFIQETDILHWKVRPFRRCLVPKHRFGFRISTQLDPLDFLVFTALIKEIGEKLEAQRVPVSENIIHSYRFSPNNNGNMFSDEYTYQSFQKASQKICEENTLSHVVIADIADFFPRIYTHRIDNALHRALGTGHMHAKALKDLIAHWAGSYSYGIPVGSSASRLIAEVTITDIDQILLSEGAKYLRYSDDFRIFCNSEAEAYKYLTLIARSLLDNHGLTLQQNKTKIIPVDVFRRIYLKENENREIETLSERFYDLLALMGIQDTYEEINYDSLSPEYQKVIDELNLQKILQEQINEEEPDLSLLKFLLRRLGQIGESDVVDLIFDNFNKFVPVIRETIEYLLKLNTLTPEKKFDLGKKIIDIFQDKSSTTSYLEYSRMYMLMPFASDGEWNSDDQYIKLYNDALDDFSRREILLAMGRSQKDFWFRNRKQYLHDMTPWIRRAFIYAASCLPNDEYKHWIRGIDFNLDHMERTIAEWAKKNPINT from the coding sequence ATGAGCACTATGCCATTAAAACTTAAGGATGATTCTTTAGACTGGGCTTTAAACCACGCTCTTACATTAGGTGATACTGATATATTTCCTGAACTTTTTGAGTTTCAAGCAATCTCATCTGAGTGGGAAAACATCAAGAAATTCATTCAAGAAACAGATATTTTACATTGGAAAGTTAGACCATTTAGAAGATGTTTAGTTCCAAAGCATCGTTTTGGATTCCGAATATCTACACAACTTGATCCACTAGATTTCCTAGTATTTACAGCACTTATAAAAGAGATTGGAGAAAAACTAGAAGCACAAAGAGTCCCTGTAAGCGAGAATATTATTCACTCTTACCGGTTTTCGCCCAATAATAACGGGAATATGTTTTCCGATGAGTACACATATCAAAGTTTTCAAAAAGCTTCACAAAAAATATGTGAAGAAAATACGTTATCCCATGTTGTGATTGCAGATATAGCAGATTTTTTTCCTCGCATTTATACACATCGCATTGATAATGCTTTACATCGTGCTTTAGGTACTGGTCATATGCACGCAAAAGCTTTGAAGGACTTAATAGCTCATTGGGCTGGATCATATTCCTACGGAATTCCTGTCGGTTCTTCTGCCTCACGTCTGATTGCGGAAGTAACTATTACAGATATTGATCAAATATTACTTTCTGAAGGTGCTAAATATCTTAGATACTCTGATGATTTCCGAATTTTCTGTAATTCTGAAGCAGAAGCCTACAAATACCTAACGCTTATAGCTCGCTCTTTACTAGATAATCACGGTCTTACACTTCAACAGAATAAGACGAAAATTATCCCTGTTGATGTATTCAGGAGAATTTATCTTAAAGAAAATGAAAATCGAGAGATTGAAACTTTATCTGAACGTTTTTATGATTTGCTTGCCTTAATGGGTATTCAAGATACTTATGAAGAAATCAATTATGATTCTTTATCACCTGAATATCAAAAAGTAATTGATGAACTGAATCTTCAAAAGATACTACAGGAACAGATTAATGAAGAAGAACCTGATCTTTCTCTGTTGAAGTTTTTACTACGGCGACTAGGACAAATAGGTGAATCTGATGTAGTTGACCTTATTTTCGATAACTTTAATAAGTTTGTCCCAGTTATACGAGAAACAATTGAATATTTGCTAAAACTTAATACATTAACACCTGAAAAAAAATTTGATCTTGGGAAAAAAATCATCGATATATTTCAAGATAAGTCTTCAACTACTTCATACCTTGAATACTCTCGAATGTATATGCTAATGCCATTTGCATCAGACGGAGAATGGAACTCTGATGATCAATACATAAAGCTTTATAATGATGCACTTGATGACTTTTCAAGACGAGAAATTTTATTAGCAATGGGACGTAGTCAAAAGGATTTCTGGTTTCGTAATCGTAAACAATATCTTCATGATATGACACCTTGGATTCGTCGTGCTTTTATATATGCGGCATCTTGTTTACCAAATGATGAATATAAACATTGGATTCGTGGTATAGATTTTAATTTAGATCATATGGAGCGGACTATAGCAGAATGGGCAAAAAAAAATCCTATCAATACATAA
- a CDS encoding YchJ family protein, translated as MFISNHSLSSVPCPCGSQKPLNQCCDVYLQGQLPAPTAEKLMRSRYSAYYLKNIDYLFNTEHPKYRKPNSRAMITATANSLIWLGLTVLNTEGGKSEDETGIVEFMAVYQEGKSVAQLHERSNFIKEKGKWFYSDGEILPPIQAKKNEPCWCNSGKKFKQCHGKLR; from the coding sequence ATGTTTATTTCTAATCATAGTCTTTCTTCTGTGCCTTGCCCCTGTGGAAGTCAAAAGCCATTAAATCAATGTTGTGATGTCTATCTACAAGGACAATTACCAGCTCCTACCGCAGAGAAATTGATGAGATCGCGCTATTCTGCTTACTATCTCAAAAATATAGATTACCTATTCAACACAGAACATCCTAAATACCGCAAACCCAATAGTAGAGCTATGATTACGGCGACTGCTAACAGTCTTATATGGCTTGGTTTAACCGTACTTAACACCGAAGGAGGAAAATCTGAGGATGAAACGGGTATTGTTGAGTTTATGGCAGTATATCAAGAAGGAAAGTCAGTAGCTCAACTGCACGAGCGATCGAATTTTATCAAGGAAAAGGGTAAATGGTTTTACAGTGATGGGGAGATTCTACCACCCATTCAAGCAAAAAAAAATGAACCTTGTTGGTGCAACAGTGGCAAAAAGTTTAAACAGTGTCACGGTAAACTTAGGTAG
- a CDS encoding OmpA family protein: protein MRTRSNRRNTTENKELDVFPSFTDLMSNAFMIMSFLLLLALFQSLELNRRLQSATPIIIDEKSGKFQFESGKAQLKPELKKYVNEVIVPQIKKIIQERNIDFIQVIGHTDGQVLGLTGNLDHNLEKVARNQLKVNQLNAGSNADLALMRALAVVQELQKKEEFKDIKFRAYSGAQLYLQSGELAPLNRQADETRRRIEIRFIPPGKNNL, encoded by the coding sequence ATGAGAACTCGATCAAACCGAAGAAATACCACAGAAAATAAAGAATTAGATGTTTTTCCTTCCTTTACAGATTTAATGTCTAATGCTTTTATGATTATGAGTTTTTTATTATTACTAGCATTATTTCAATCCTTAGAATTAAATCGAAGATTGCAGTCAGCAACACCTATTATAATTGATGAAAAATCAGGTAAATTTCAGTTTGAATCAGGAAAAGCTCAATTAAAACCAGAATTAAAAAAGTATGTAAATGAGGTAATTGTACCCCAAATAAAAAAAATTATTCAAGAAAGAAATATTGATTTTATTCAAGTAATTGGACATACAGACGGGCAAGTTTTAGGCTTGACAGGAAACTTGGATCATAACTTAGAAAAAGTAGCACGAAATCAACTGAAAGTCAATCAATTAAATGCGGGTTCAAATGCAGATTTAGCCTTAATGAGAGCCTTAGCAGTGGTGCAAGAGTTACAAAAAAAAGAAGAATTTAAAGACATTAAATTTAGGGCATATTCTGGAGCTCAATTATATTTACAATCAGGAGAATTAGCCCCATTAAATCGTCAAGCTGATGAGACAAGAAGACGTATCGAAATTCGCTTTATTCCTCCGGGTAAAAATAATTTATAA
- a CDS encoding mechanosensitive ion channel domain-containing protein — translation MLNWLKNIFTNPLFYLGGKGVSLAWIVQTILLVIIVTVLAKIFKRILKHKILLSLKISESNREVISTFLSFLIATIGYLIVIYIMGINLTSLAVIIGSLGVGIGFGFQELTRNLISGITLLGEGKLKVGDLIEYQGKLGYIMEISIRCTVLKMFDDSELIIPNTELTNNNVINWNYSNCQGRIEVSIGVAYGSDLLLVTDVLLQSAFMVREVLSIPAPQVIFRGFGDNSLNFSLWVWVEKINFRVKITSSLLYVIDYNFRENNINIPFPQRDVWLHNTNDINDIKITSQANINNEKYIKYLLLNVSLFRNFNDLQLIRLIEVSRQKYLQPEEILIKQGEYGDFFALVLEGEIEAIFTAKITKKSIFFFKEGEYFGELPLLLKTPYPTTMKATKPTRLLLIKEENFYHLIKEYPFLAEQIIQELNVRQDMIQDYQQQLREMGLLLQEENKNPLSLIRQCFQQIFNTPLDITKN, via the coding sequence ATGCTTAATTGGTTAAAAAATATCTTCACTAATCCATTATTTTATCTAGGGGGAAAAGGGGTTTCGTTAGCATGGATTGTTCAAACTATCTTATTAGTAATAATAGTAACTGTTTTAGCCAAAATTTTTAAAAGAATTTTAAAACATAAAATACTATTAAGTTTAAAAATAAGTGAGAGTAATAGAGAAGTTATTTCCACATTTCTGAGTTTTTTGATTGCTACCATTGGCTATCTAATTGTTATTTATATAATGGGTATAAATTTAACTTCTTTAGCCGTTATAATTGGTAGTCTTGGTGTTGGCATCGGCTTTGGTTTTCAGGAATTAACTCGTAATTTGATTAGTGGTATAACTTTATTAGGAGAAGGCAAATTAAAAGTAGGAGATTTGATCGAATATCAAGGAAAATTGGGCTATATTATGGAAATTTCTATTCGTTGCACTGTGCTAAAAATGTTTGATGATTCTGAATTAATTATACCTAATACGGAATTAACTAATAATAATGTAATTAATTGGAATTATAGTAATTGTCAAGGTAGAATTGAAGTATCAATAGGAGTAGCTTATGGCAGTGATTTATTACTTGTCACTGATGTTTTATTACAGTCAGCTTTTATGGTAAGAGAAGTTTTATCAATTCCTGCTCCTCAAGTTATTTTTCGGGGTTTTGGCGATAATTCTCTAAATTTTTCATTATGGGTATGGGTAGAAAAAATTAATTTTAGAGTAAAGATTACCAGTTCTTTACTATATGTTATTGACTATAATTTTAGAGAAAATAATATCAATATTCCCTTTCCTCAAAGAGATGTTTGGTTACATAATACGAATGATATAAATGATATAAAAATCACCTCTCAAGCAAATATTAACAATGAAAAATATATTAAATATTTGCTATTAAACGTGAGTCTTTTTCGTAATTTTAATGACTTGCAATTAATTCGTTTAATAGAAGTAAGTCGTCAAAAATATTTACAGCCTGAAGAAATTTTAATAAAACAGGGAGAGTATGGAGATTTTTTTGCTTTGGTTTTAGAAGGAGAAATAGAAGCAATTTTTACAGCAAAAATTACTAAAAAATCAATATTTTTCTTTAAAGAAGGAGAATATTTTGGAGAATTACCGTTACTTTTGAAAACACCTTATCCTACTACCATGAAAGCGACAAAACCAACAAGATTATTATTAATCAAAGAAGAAAACTTCTATCATCTCATCAAAGAATATCCTTTTTTAGCAGAGCAAATTATTCAAGAATTAAATGTGCGTCAAGATATGATTCAAGACTATCAACAACAATTACGAGAAATGGGTTTATTATTACAAGAAGAAAATAAAAATCCTTTATCTTTAATTCGTCAATGTTTCCAACAAATTTTTAACACACCATTAGATATCACCAAAAATTAA
- a CDS encoding nucleotidyltransferase family protein, which produces MNNVTEDKLTILKKQIRVIKSEIQEEYQIEELGLFGSYIRGEETENSDIDILIKFKSDARFGLVTYCELENLLSEKLGKKVDLVMKDYLKPHLSQYILNEVVYL; this is translated from the coding sequence ATGAATAATGTTACAGAAGATAAATTAACTATTCTAAAAAAACAAATAAGAGTAATAAAATCAGAAATTCAAGAAGAATATCAAATAGAAGAATTAGGCTTATTTGGCTCTTATATCAGAGGGGAAGAAACAGAAAATAGTGATATTGATATATTGATTAAGTTTAAATCAGACGCAAGATTTGGGCTAGTTACATACTGTGAATTAGAAAACTTATTAAGTGAAAAATTAGGGAAGAAAGTAGATTTAGTGATGAAAGATTATTTAAAACCTCACCTTAGTCAATATATTTTAAATGAGGTAGTTTATCTATGA
- a CDS encoding DUF86 domain-containing protein has translation MTKRELKDYLEDILETLLIIETFTDDLIFDSFVNDTKTLFAINHAIERIGEATKNIPENIRIKYPHIKWKGLSGMRDKIIHYYFGINYQIVWDTITIDLPILKPVIEDIMKNL, from the coding sequence ATGACTAAAAGAGAATTAAAAGATTATTTAGAAGATATTTTAGAAACATTATTAATTATTGAAACATTTACAGATGATTTAATTTTTGATTCTTTTGTTAATGATACAAAAACTTTATTTGCCATAAATCACGCCATAGAAAGAATAGGAGAAGCGACTAAAAATATTCCTGAAAATATAAGAATAAAATACCCTCATATAAAATGGAAAGGATTGAGTGGTATGAGAGATAAAATTATTCATTATTATTTTGGTATTAATTATCAAATTGTCTGGGATACTATCACAATAGACTTACCTATATTAAAACCAGTAATTGAGGATATTATGAAAAACCTTTAA